DNA sequence from the Rhizobium lusitanum genome:
CGTTTGCGTCGACACCGTCGAAGCCGGCTTCATGACCAAGGATCTGGCGCTGCTGATCGGCCCCGACCAGCCGTGGCTCTCCACCACCGCCTTCCTCGACAAGATCGACGAGAACCTGCAGAAGGCCATGGCCGCTTAAGCATCGGCAACATCAAAGCATACGGAAACCCGGCCTTGGTGCCGGGTTTTCTTTGCCGGAAAATCTTGCCGCCGCGTGTGCTTGATGACAAGAATGGCGCAACAAAAGGGAGGAACGCATGACCGAGGAACTGGTTTTCTACACCAACCCGATGTCGCGCGGGCGCATTGCCCGCTGGATGCTGGAGGAAGTCGGTGTGCCTTACCGCACCGAATATCTGGATTTCGGCACGACAATGAAGGCGCCCGACTATCTCAAGGTCAATCCCATGGGCAAGGTGCCGGCGATCAAGCATGGCGATACCATCGTCACCGAAGGTGCTGCCATCTGCGCCTATCTGGCTGAGACCTTTCCGCAGGCTGGCCTCGCGCCGACCGCAGCCGAGCGCGGTCGCTACCTCCGCTGGATGTTCTTTGCCGCCGGACCGTTGGAAATGGCCGTGACCAATCGCGCCCTTGGTTTCGACATTCCCTCCGAACGTCTTCGCATGGCCGGCTGCGGCAGTCTGGATAATGTCTTCGATACGCTGGAACAGGCAGTGACCGCTTCGCCCTACATCGTCGGCGACCGTTTCACGGCCGCCGACGTCTATGTCGGATCCCATATTGGCTGGGGTCTCAATTTCGGGACAATCGAAAAGCGGCCGGCCTACATCGACTACTGGAGCCGCGTGAGCGACCGCGATGCCTATCGCCGCGGCAACGAAATCGACAATGCGGCAATGCCGAAACAACCGAATGGCTGAAAAGACAAATCTCTACAGCTATTCTCTCAGGCGAGACTTCAAGTCGCTATTGCAGCGGCATATGGATGTCGGTCAATAATTCCATCGGCTGCACGTCGCGCGGATTGTTGAGGTACTCCTCGAACATCACCGCGTCGCGCAGCTGCCGGCCGGAGGCAGGCAGCCATTCGGCGTAGAGCCATTGATAGGCCTTGTACATATCCGCATAAGGGCCTTTGTGCCGCAGCACGGCATATTCACCGCCATCGACCCTCCGACGCTCCAGCGGAGCGTTGGCGGCTATCTCCTCGGTGGCGTTGACGCAGGCATACGAGTGCAATTTCTCCGCCGGGACGACATCCGGGTCGTCGAGATAGACACCGATCATTCGCATGTCGGGCCTGGCGAGGCCACGGGCATAGAGCGTGCCGAACAGGGTTTCGAAAGCCTGGCCGATCTGCATGTAGGAGCCGATATGAGAGACCCCGATGAGCGAAAGCGAGGGAATGGTCGAAGCGTAACGTCGAACATAAGCTTGATCCTTCCTTGGGTGCTGGGTTCGAAGATCGTGTGGCTTCCCTCATTCCGATATCGCGCCGGCGGCATGCCGTAGACGGATTTGAAGATGCGGTTGAACGATTGGAGGTTGGGATAGCCCGACCGCTTTGCAATGTCGCTGACGACAAGATCTGTGCGGACGAGATCACCGGCGGCGCGGTGCAGCCGCAACCGTTTGACTGTGGCAGCCGCCGTCTCGCCATAGATCGCCCGATAGATCCTGTGCCAGTGATAGCTGGACATGCAGGCGATCTCGGCAAGTCTCTCCATATCGAGCTCTTCGTCCAGATGCTCGTGGATATAGGCAGAAACCCGCCGTAGACGGGTTTCATAAAGCGCCCATGCCGTTTCGCCATTCATGTCAGCCCCCTTGCAAATCGATCGGCCCCAAGGAACCATAACTCGATTTGACAAATCCTGCTGAGTTTCGAGCACAAACAAAACGGCGGGGTTATTCGCCCCCGCCGCTTAGCAATAGTGAAATGAAATCCGCGCCTTAGCCGGCGAGCGCCGCAGCAACCGCCTCGATCGCCTCATCCGCCTTGTCGCCATCCGGTCCACCGGCCTGGGCCATGTCGGGACGCCCGCCGCCGCCCTTGCCGCCGAGAGCGGCAGAGGCGATGCGGACGAGGTCGACGGCGCTGAAACGGCCGATCAGATCGTCGGTGACAGCAACGACAGCGCTGGCCTTGCCATCTTCGGAAACGCCAATCAGCGCGACGACGCCGGAGACAAGGCTGGTCTTGCCGTCATCGGCAAGGCCCTTTAGATCCTTCGGATCGACGCCGGAAATGGCCTTGCCAAGGAACTTGACGCCACCGATTTCGCGGACTGCGTCGGCCGAGCCAGCCTGCCCACCGCCCATGGCGAGCTTGCGCTTGGCATCCGCCAGTTCACGCTCCAGCTTGCGGCGCTCATCCATCAACGCTTCGACGCGCGAAACGACATCGGTCGGCTGCACCTTCAGCGCGGAAGCAAGCGCCTTCACGCGATCGTCCTGTTCGGCCAGATAATCACGAGCGGATTCGCCGGTGACCGCCTCGATGCGGCGCACGCCGGCGCCGACGGCGCTGTCGCCGAGGATGCGAATAAGGCCGATCTGACCGGTCGCGGCGGCATGTGTACCGCCGCAAAGCTCGATGGAATAGGCCTTGCCGGCCTTCCCACCGCGCACGCCCTGCCCCATGGACACCACGCGCACTTCATCGCCATACTTCTCGCCGAACAGCGCCATCGCACCTTCGGCAATGGCATCGTCGACGCTCATCAGGCGGGTCGTGACCGGCGAATTTTGCAGCACGATCTCATTGGCCATATCCTCGACGATTTTCAGCTCCTCAGCCGACATCGGCTTTGGATGCGAGACGTCGAAGCGCAGGCGCTCAGGCGCGACCAGCGAGCCCTTCTGCGCCACATGGGTGCCCAGCACTTCGCGCAGCGCTTCATGCAGCAGATGGGTCGCCGAATGGTTGGCACGCAGGCGCGAGCGCCTGTTGTGATCGACCGTCAGCACCACAGCGTCGCCGGCCTTGATCGTGCCATCCGAAACCGTGGCGATATGCACGAACAGGCCCTCGCCCTTCTTCTGCGTATCGCTGACCGCAAGCTTGCCGTCGTCGCCGGAAATGACGCCGGTATCGCCCATCTGGCCACCGGATTCGCCATAGAACGGCGTCTGATTGACGACGATCTGCACCTTGTCGCCGGCAGAAGCACTATCGACGGCAACACCGTCCTTGACGATTGCCTGGATCACGCCTTCGGCAACTTCCGTGTCGTAGCCGAGGAACTCGGTAGCACCGTGCTTTTCCTTGAGCTCGAACCAGATGGTTTCGGTCGCCTTGTCGCCGGAGCCAGTCCAGTGCGAACGTGCCTCGGCTTTCTGCCGTTCCATCGCATCGGTAAAGCTCGAAATATCGACGCCGATGCCGCGCGCGCGCAATGCGTCCTGCGTCAAGTCCAGCGGGAATCCATAGGTGTCGTAAAGCTTGAAAGCGGTTTCGCCGTCGAGGCTGTCGCCCTTGTTCAGCGTCGAGGTCGCATCGGTCAGCAGCGACAGGCCGCGATCCAACGTCTTGCCGAAACGGGTTTCTTCAAGCTTCAGCGTCTCGGAGGTCAGCGCCTCAGCGCGCACCAGCTCGGGATAGGCGCGGCCCATCTGCTGGATCAGCGTCGGCAGCAGCTTCCACATCAACGGTTCCTTGGCGCCGAGCAACTGCGCATGGCGCATGGCGCGGCGCATGATGCGGCGAAGCACATAGCCACGACCTTCGTTCGACGGCAGCACGCCATCGGCGATCAGGAAGGCGGAAGAACGCAGATGGTCGGCGATGACGCGGTGGCTGGCGCGATGCTCGCCCTCCGCCTTGACGCCGGTTGCTTCTTCCGAAGCCTCGATCAGTGCGCGGAAGAGATCAATATCGTAGTTGTCATGCTTGCCCTGCAGCACGGCGGCAACGCGTTCGAGACCCATGCCGGTATCGATCGACGGACGCGGCAGGTCGACCCGCTCCTGCTTGGTGATCTGCTCGAACTGCATGAAGACGAGATTCCAGATCTCGATGAAGCGATCGCCGTCTTCGTCCGGCGAACCGGGAGGGCCGCCCCAGATATGGTCGCCATGGTCGTAGAAAATTTCCGAGCACGGACCGCAGGGGCCGGTATCACCCATCGCCCAGAAATTGTCGCTGGTGGGAATACGGATGATCCTGTCATCCGACAGGCCGGCGATCTTCTTCCAGAGGTTAAAGGCGTCATCATCGGTATGATAGACCGTCACCAGCAGGCGCTTGGCATCAATGCCGAACTCCTTGGTGATCAGGTTCCAGGCAAGCTCGATGGCGCGCTCCTTGAAATAGTCGCCAAAGGAGAAATTGCCGAGCATTTCGAAGAAGGTGTGGTGACGGGCGGTGTAGCCGACATTGTCGAGGTCGTTATGCTTGCCGCCGGCGCGCACGCATTTCTGCGCGGTCGACGCCGTCTTGTAGGGGCGCTGCTCCAGGCCGGTGAAGACATTCTTGAACTGCACCATGCCGGCATTGGTGAACATCAATGTCGGGTCGTTGCGTGGCACGAGCGGGCTCGACGAAACGATCTCGTGATCGTTTTTCTTAAAATAGTCGAGAAAGGTCGACCGGATTTCATTCACACCGCTCATGTTGGGCCCTTCAGTATTGCCTTCAGCAACTTCTATCAAAGTCAGTGGCTTTTATCGTCCGCTCCCGGCCCTGTCCAGCCGCACAAACAAAACCGGCCGCACATCCCTTGGACAATGCGGCCGGTTTCGAATTTTAATCCTGGATCACCCTCTGGGATCGCTCCCGGAAATCACTATTCCGCAGCGGCCTCGCCGTCATCGGCATCAGGACCAC
Encoded proteins:
- a CDS encoding glutathione S-transferase family protein, whose amino-acid sequence is MTEELVFYTNPMSRGRIARWMLEEVGVPYRTEYLDFGTTMKAPDYLKVNPMGKVPAIKHGDTIVTEGAAICAYLAETFPQAGLAPTAAERGRYLRWMFFAAGPLEMAVTNRALGFDIPSERLRMAGCGSLDNVFDTLEQAVTASPYIVGDRFTAADVYVGSHIGWGLNFGTIEKRPAYIDYWSRVSDRDAYRRGNEIDNAAMPKQPNG
- the alaS gene encoding alanine--tRNA ligase, with the translated sequence MSGVNEIRSTFLDYFKKNDHEIVSSSPLVPRNDPTLMFTNAGMVQFKNVFTGLEQRPYKTASTAQKCVRAGGKHNDLDNVGYTARHHTFFEMLGNFSFGDYFKERAIELAWNLITKEFGIDAKRLLVTVYHTDDDAFNLWKKIAGLSDDRIIRIPTSDNFWAMGDTGPCGPCSEIFYDHGDHIWGGPPGSPDEDGDRFIEIWNLVFMQFEQITKQERVDLPRPSIDTGMGLERVAAVLQGKHDNYDIDLFRALIEASEEATGVKAEGEHRASHRVIADHLRSSAFLIADGVLPSNEGRGYVLRRIMRRAMRHAQLLGAKEPLMWKLLPTLIQQMGRAYPELVRAEALTSETLKLEETRFGKTLDRGLSLLTDATSTLNKGDSLDGETAFKLYDTYGFPLDLTQDALRARGIGVDISSFTDAMERQKAEARSHWTGSGDKATETIWFELKEKHGATEFLGYDTEVAEGVIQAIVKDGVAVDSASAGDKVQIVVNQTPFYGESGGQMGDTGVISGDDGKLAVSDTQKKGEGLFVHIATVSDGTIKAGDAVVLTVDHNRRSRLRANHSATHLLHEALREVLGTHVAQKGSLVAPERLRFDVSHPKPMSAEELKIVEDMANEIVLQNSPVTTRLMSVDDAIAEGAMALFGEKYGDEVRVVSMGQGVRGGKAGKAYSIELCGGTHAAATGQIGLIRILGDSAVGAGVRRIEAVTGESARDYLAEQDDRVKALASALKVQPTDVVSRVEALMDERRKLERELADAKRKLAMGGGQAGSADAVREIGGVKFLGKAISGVDPKDLKGLADDGKTSLVSGVVALIGVSEDGKASAVVAVTDDLIGRFSAVDLVRIASAALGGKGGGGRPDMAQAGGPDGDKADEAIEAVAAALAG